The Elaeis guineensis isolate ETL-2024a chromosome 12, EG11, whole genome shotgun sequence sequence aatgcctaatgaaatctgttgaaaagtgatcattgcttactgggctgtctagctcattacctcctattttactgtttttacagatattgaggaattaagatgatacaagatatgaatggaagagtgatcagaagcagaatctccatatttttattttaggttaAAGGCTTATTGAACTTGATGTAAAGTctatgaatcgttgttgaatttattgagatattaaaaaaaaaaatttagatcgttatgttttagattttaaattattgtttaatttttccgctgttgttttagataatatgataagatgccttgcatgcttatgggaagagttttctatgaatatgcggtggttgccatgacactcgattcacaatctcgaatCGGGGACGTGACACATTTTGTCCAAACTCCACATATAGCAACTCAAATTGATCTCTCCCCAAGTTGCTCTCCTTATATATCCCATCAGCTCCTTCCCTCCCTCTAACaaattctctctccttcttctaccCCTAGTAACTCAAATCAAACCCCTAACAAGATGGTAAAAAATGCCTCTAGTAAAAGATGAAACCTTAGGAGCTCAGAAGCCCCTAGCTGCTATTAACTTCATTGATAATAGTTAGCCTGAAAGGAGTGAATTGGAAAGCAAACATAAGTTCATTTCCGACACTGGTGTGTGGGTGTTAGGAAGCGATGCTAGATGGCCTTGGGCGAGATGATGAATCTTCTCATCATAGTTCAGGTCTTCCAAGATGCAGCTTAGGAAAGAACGATTACTTAGGAAAGGATGCGGTTAGCTCCTCTGCATGGTAGAAACTCAAAGTTTCCACTTCATTGCTGCCTTCCATGCATGTGAACTTTTAGATTTGGAAGCCCCATTGCTTATTCAATGGTAGAATAGAAAATTAGTAGGAGCTCTTCCGGATCTCGATGTCTGTCATACGTGGCAAGAAGTGGATATAAGCCTCACTCATGGCTACATTCCGTGATTGAATTCTTGTGATTTATGTCTAGATCTTACAATCCAAATCAAAGCGGCTCAAAATGATTTGGATCCTATCCTTGGACCTGGATTATTGTGGGATCCCAGGATTTAGATTCATATATGATGGACACTCCGTTCGTTTGGATCATGAGATCCAAGATGATCATGCTAATTACGTAGCAAATAATAAGTGGGTCCACTATACATAATTTATGTGATTATGGGGTTTTTAAATTATTTCCTACGAACTAGTCTAGAGTAATAAAATAAACAAGTCTGTCATTGGAGCTCATAGAGTTCGCAACTTTATTTAAAGTTTGTACTTTTACAACCATGTTCAAATCTTGTCCTTGTTTTCTTCCAAAATATTCTACTTGAGAAAGATAATTGAATTGcaagatgatatattaaattttctaATAAATAGGTCCATATAGTGAAAATGAGTTCTTATATCTTCATTCTTTTACTTTATATTTGACTCGTATTTCAATTTTTTCATTTACTTTTATATTCAAAAAATTCTAGAAGTCCGACGATTTACAATTTGATACGGAGTCCAATCTGATTAATTAGTCCCTCTGTGATTTACGACTCAATCATGGTCTTAACaatattggtttaattaaatcttatataAAAAGAATAATCTACATAAAGTGTTGCTTCGTGAGGAACCAAATCAGACATTGATGAGCAGTTATTTAGCGTAATAGCTTTCTTAATAAAGTTTATCATAAAGGAATCTTAGCTTCTGAAAATGCCAGCTTGGTTCCTCCAAGAACATGCTAGAAATCAAATAACGAATGGAGCGAGCCTTTTCTTATTTCTATTGGCAACATGGGCTGAGGATGGGTTTGGTCGACCCACTGCCCAACTAGGTCCTAACTTGATTGGACCTAGTTTTGAATACCTGTAGTTTACGTTGGCATTGAACGCCAAAACCAAATTGGGTATGGCCTTTGTAATTTCTGACCTAAGCTAGTCTAGCAGAATTGATCAAGTTCTATAAATGTGGGTCGATCCAAAATATATTGATTTCTCTTTAACTCAAATGGATCAAACCCGAAAAACCTGAACCATATCGAACCCTGCTTGGCCTCTGCTTTCCCCCAAACACCTTTCTCGTCCTGAGTGAATCCTTGCCTAAATTAATACTCCACTCATCCAAGCAATCCCCACCTCCTCCCATCTTCTCTCACTAAGCTTTGTTTACATTCATTGAAACATTCAACACATGTCCATTTTCAATGTTTTTAAATTTATCGGTTATCCACCctttaaaatctattttctaaGATTGTACATTAATATGTTCACTTTCTTGGATTATGTTAAAAAAGTTTTATTTGAATGAAAACTCACGTCTAAGTTAgccttttatttttcaattttatttgaaaattcttAATACTTTTATATTGATTactaattattatatatttagtTATAAAATACTTGCTAAAATGCTTGATCCAAATCGTAAAGCCAACTTGATCCGGTCCTAACTCGGGTCTGGAATGTTTGACCTTGACTTAGCCTGCACGGCAGGTtggattctattttttatttttttttaatgcacccaacccaaccaacccaattcaaccGGTCAATGGATCAGACATAGGTCCAAAACTATGCGTCAAAACATAACTAAGGCACGTCTCCCATGATCAACACTCAATGCATTTAGAGCCCTAATAATGCCTGCATTCCCATAGGCGTATCCATGGACTAGCTAAGATGTACAGATATTAGAAGAAACAAACACCGATAGATCATCTTCCAGAGAAGGCCCTCTAAACTTGATGAAGTCGAAGCCTAGAGGCGAGCTGTTTCCGATATCAAGTATGATCCTGCAGTAGTTCAATTCAATTCAAGCATGGTTGGTGTATTCTACGTAACTAGCCGATGGCTACTCACAATAGATAAGAGGCACGCAGGAAACAGTAGAAACATTTTTTACCTTTACTTTTACTATCTAGTATGGATATGCTCATGGTGTAATCTGAATTATTTAGCAATAAGAAGATtattggattcttaatctcaatcATAGACATGATTTCATCTTATTCCAACCGGGATCTggatattttggatgagatatagaTCATGATTGACCTCTGGATGGCTTGAATGGCAATTTTGAATTTTTGTCAGTCTACCCAATCTAATCTGATCAGGTAATGGATTAGGTATGGTCCGCATCATGTCATAAGATGTGACTTGATCAGGTCTCGTTCAAATATGCCCAGGCCTGACCCAGCATATTTGGGGCGTTGAGAATGACTCCATTTGGTGTTGTTGGGCTATTGATCAGTGATAAAAATTGCAAGGGCTGGCAAGGAGTTCTCTCGATATTGAAGGGTAAGGATGCTGCATCTGATTGCATGAATATTGTAGCATTTTCAACTATCAACATAAAGAAGCTTATAATCCATAGACCATGCATCAAATTCTCTAAAATGATATACAATCCGAAGCAACGAATAAAGTGATCCGCAGAAACTTCTCGGGCACGATCGCTTTGTCTTTATCCCAGCCTTCAAACGAGACCCATGCACTTTGTCTTTATTCCAGCCTTCAAATTAATGCTATGTTAATATTGCACTTTGTCTTTATTCTGACCTTCAGATCAGCCCTATGCTAGAACTACTCTTTGTCTTTATTCCAGCCTTCAAATCAACTCCATGCACTTTGTCCTTATTCCAGCCTTAAACCAGCACGATGCCAGTATTGCACTTTGTCTTTATTCCTGCCTTCAAACCAACGCTAACGTGAAATTTCTTCCAGCTCGGTAGGTGGTCATAACGGAGATAAATTGAGATCCGGGGATATATCCGAGACGAGACGATAAGttagataaaataggataagatTTTCTCCGAGCATTGCAAAAGTGCTAACTCACAATGTTATCCTCACTCGGCCATGATCATTATTGACCATTATAACTACTCTGGCAACCCCATGCAGGGCATCGTAAAGGTACGGCTTTAGTTTCCGTCTGTCAGCCTTTATCCCAAGGTCCACATCTTTTCCCTCGTTGTAAGCAGCACCCTTGCACAATCCATGACCAGACTTTAATAATAACAATGTGGAAGACCCatctccttcattttttttttaaatatttatctcAAAATACATTTTTTAagcattttaaatataaaaataattattgaaataacAATAATTATAACAATGTTATAAGTAATGACATAAAAAATGATTTTTCCTTCACATTTTATTAGATAATTAAAATggtattatttttttcaatccaTGTAATTATTTTTGGAGGAGACTTTGAgagaaataattttgaattttcaaaagaTAATATCTTATTTAAAAAAGGTACAATTGAAAATAACAATTAGTAtggatattataatattttattataataaaaaataataaaaaattaaaaaaaatataacatcCATTATAATGTATCATGTTATTTACCTCGATAACATAATGATAATGGTCGAATTTGTTATGATGAccattataatagttgtatcacCATTATTTAAGATCATTAGCATCACTGAACATTAGGAATTGAAATATCAAGATATTCATATGAATAGCAAAGTTTAATAACCATTACCGGCAAtcaaatacatctcatgcatattaaaatatgatctttatttttttaaaaaaaaaaaaaaaagagtgtatatattcataaataaaataagagacgaggtctaaaaattttaagaacaaagaattgataaaataaaatgatataaaAGACAAAATTAATACAATTTAAAATAATACaaatttataattcaaaaataataaagtttTGATTTTATGGCCATATTGTTGTGCTTATAATCTACTTTGCACCAAAAATTTTCAGGTTTGTAATTGTCTGTTACTTATTTAAGATCCAAACCAGCAGGTTACTATCTTACGTATCCTCTTAAAAAAAACAATTCGATAGATTAGGGGATCACATTGTATCCACCATTTTTGGTGTTTTTCAAATTGTAAAGAAGAAAATCTAGTTGCTACCTAGTTTGAGGGTGGACTATTTAGGAAACAAAGGTTGAGACTTTTTGCTTCCAAatggaaaaaattattttcaaaatgaaaagataatttatatttaaCTAAATGATGTAATTTATATTTAACAAAATGATATTTTAGCTAGAAAGTCGACATAAAAATTCTACATCAAGTATATTACATAAAAAAGTCCACTCAATCACAAAATTATCAGCATGTATTGGATACTCAATATGTGTGCATCAGATGTTTGGTAAATATTCATCGAAAATTTATGGAATGTATATTATACATATTGTACTTAGATGCAAGAGTAGAATCATATGGAAATTCCCAGTGTGCATCAttttgtatttaaaaaaaaaaagaaaattaatcTAGCCATTTCTTGCAACACTTTTTTTTTGTGTAAAATTTACAAATTCAAaactattattttataattaaatataggtAAGATGAGATTCCACCAAAGATGAAACGTATAGATATCAAAAACTTCATTGCTAACGTCTAGAAGAATGCTTAAATAGACATTAATTCAGATTTTTATTAGCAAATAGTCATTGACTGCAATTTTCAAAAGTTTTAATGTATTGCACCCGATTCTATCAGAAACTAGGCACATAATGTCCCTGGATTGGGAGTTTGGTTGTccaaataagataaaaaattatatttattttgtggACAATAAATTTAAgcattttatttttcactattattCATTACTTTTTGTTACAGATACTAacgatagatatcatagaaattACCAGTAGTTGAAGATAATGACAAACTTTCCAAGAAAGCATTGTTACAAAAATGAAAAGTTGATTAGAGCGAGGCTGCTTTAACAAGAAACAGATGTTCTGTTGCAAAAAAGAAAAGTTGATAAGAGTGAGGCTGCTTTAACAAGAAACAGATGTTCTATGCTGTTTCTTTTTGGGCCAGGCTTCCAACAGATGGTAGAGATATCGATTGGTTGGGTTATCACCCGAATCCAGTTTAATCAAAGCCAAACTTGGTTTGCACTTTGATCCTTAACCCGAGACTAAATCAGATTAATTACCCTACATGATTGGGTTACGTCCAAGACCAAGTCCACTCGACCTCAACACATATCATCCAATGTTTATATCTTATACatattgaaatatatgcataagaaatttttaaactataGGTACGTAagatgatgtaatattttattgTTTTTTAACTGTTAGATTATTGATTTGAGAGCCGGGCCAAACCAAGTAGTTGCTAGTAACGTTGTGAGATCGATCAGGTGTGGATTGACAAAAGGCTAAAGTATGTACCATGTAACCAGCCAATGGCTACTCATAATGGATCAGCGGCATACAGGAAACAACGAGAACATGTCAAGTATCTCGCCAGAGGGTAACCAAAATCTCAATTCGCTCTAGGCTTCTATCTCTTACTCTTCCTTTTTCGTGCTTTGATGTGATTTGTATCACGAGAAGAATAGCTTCTACGTACGTACGAGCAAGAGCCAACAGCAGTTGTTGCTTCGCTTTTAAGTAAAGGACTTGAGGCAGTGCTATAGAAGACGGAAGACATGGAATTTGAGAGCCAACTTGTTTTCTTGAGCGGTGTGAGATCCTCCAGCCTTCACTGCTCTCAGAAAATGGCAATGATTTTAGATGCCTTCATAGAAGCATGCATTGACAAACTTGTGGAAGTTGCAAAGGAAGAGATATCCATGTTGCTAGGCGTTGAGAACGAGCTCAAGAAGCTTCAGAGAAGAATGGAAAGGATAGCAGGCTATCTCGAATCTGCGGAGCAGAAGAGGTATACAGACCGAAATATCAATACATGGGTGATGTTGAAAGATATCGCGTATGATGCTGAAGATATCGTTGAACGTTGTAAGATCGAGGGCAGAAAATTGTTGGAAGATCGTCCACCCAAATCAGCGGTACGCCATTACGGTATATCTTTATTTTCTTACTTTAGCTGCTTGAAGTTCCGCCATATAATTGGTAATGAAATTAGAACGCTTAATGATAGGTGGAATGAGATTGAAAAAGATAGATCAAATGTATTATCTACACTAGAATACACTAGGCAAGGTGATCAAGTGAGGGGGGTAAATAATCGTCAGACTTTTTCTATGGAGATATTGTAGGGACACAAATTGAAGAGGCTACCCGGAGTCTCGTGGAGTCAGGGCCGGTCatgatattttttagacctagggttaaataaaaaaaataagatcttctctattaaaaattaacatactttaaatattaattatcattgaaaaattaatctacgtacaataattttctatagatatattcgttaaacAGTGTATAAAATCCatcattaacctatttaattatttttcttgttataatattgtagaaaacCATCCTTGCACCCTATTGAAACATCAATACAAGGTCTAGGTctggggcctggggcggtcgtTCAGTTTGACCTGTCCCAGGGCCGGCCCTGTGTGGAGTCATTGACTAAGGAAGATAATAGAAAATGCCAAGTTTTTGGGATTGTTGGTATGGGTGGAATTGGCAAGGCCACACTTGCTTCTCACATATTTAATGACGAAAGGATAAAAGAGAACTTTCCTAGACAAGTATGGGTGTGTGTTTCTCAGGAATTTTCAGAAATAAAATTGCTGAAAGATATAATTAGGGGTGCAGGTGGAAATTATAGGGAGGCTGAAACTAAGCAGGAACTCATATATACACCATCTTTGCTCTACACTTTCACAAAGATTCTTTATTGTGTTAGATGATGTATGGGAGAAAGATGTATGGGAGCATTTGCTTAGATATGCCGTTGAAAATGCAACAGCTAGTGGTAGGATTCTGATTACTACTCAAAGTACGAACGTTGCTAGAGATATTGGAGCAGAGATTCGCCatgttaataaaatagatattgacAGTGGTTGGGAATTGCTCTGCAAGATAGTCTTTAGagatgatgatgaggaggaggagatcTCTGGCTTAAAAGAAATCGGGGTTCAAATTGTTGAAAAATGTGACGGCCTTCCTCTTGCTATCAAGGTCATTGCAAGGGTTTTAAGGTCGAAGGAGAGAAGCAACCTAGAATGGAACAAGGTTCTCAAAAGCGAAGTATGCTCTATGAGCCAACTTCAAAAAAAACTCCCAAGAGCTCTATTTTTAAGCTATGAATATTTACCATCGGGTTGCAAACAGTGTTTTCTTTATTGTTCGTTGTTTCCGGAGGACTATAGGATGCATCGCGATGAGCTTATTCGTTGCTGGGTGGCTGAAGGCTTTGTAAGAAGAACACAGGGAGATACAATTATGGAAGATTTAGCAGAGGATTTCTATAGGGAGTTAATCGGGAGGAACCTTTtacagccatatgatcagtttgGTCGCTTGAGTGACGTAGCTGGCAATTACTGCAAGATGCATGATCTGCTACGTTCCCTTGCTCATTTTTTGATACGTGATGAGAGCATTTTTCTTGGTGATCACGAGCAATCACCTAACACAAATCCTTTGAGTAAACTCCGTCGTTTGTCGATGGTTAACACAGGGGAGAGACTAGAAGTTCCTGATGAAATAAAACAGCAAAAATGCCTAAGAAGTTTTCTTGTTTGGAACAGTTATGAGACAAAGATGGTCGAGaatgaactttttaaaaaattgagGTTTCTGCGAGTCATGGACCTAGGCGGTACTCGACTTGAGAACCTCCCAGACTCCGCAGGAGATCTTTTGCACCTGAGATATTTAAATGTTTCTAAGACGGAGATCAAGGAGTTGCCAGAGTCCATCGGATGCCTCGTAAACCTACAGATATTGAACTTCGCACATTGTAGATCCTTGCATACTCTCCCTAAGGCCATCACAAAATTGTGCAATCTAAGATGCCTGTCTCCAAGGAATTCCATTAACTCATGTGCCAAAGGGAATAGGCAAATTAAAACATCTGAACCATCTTCAAGGATTTGTGATTGGCCATGATGATAGAAGAGATGATGAGGGGTGTGATTTGAAGGAGCTACAATCTTTGTCCCAGCTGAGATTCCTGGAGATACCGAGTTTGGAGAGGGCACAACCAAGCGGCGCTTTGGTACTCGCAAACAGCAGCTCTCTGAGGACGCTATGTTTGAGTTGTGAACGATCTATGTATACGGAAGAAGCGATCCAGAGAAATGACAAGATTTATGATGAGCTCTCTCCTCAATCCACCCACCTACAGAATCTTATGATTAGAAACTTCGTTGGTACTGGATTTTACAGGTGGCTGATGTTTCCCAACCCGACATTCATAACACTGGATAATTGTATATCATTCCCACAGCTTCCTCCACTGGGCCTGTTGCCCCAGTTGAAATATCTTTATATTAGGGGAGCACGTGCAATTAAAACCATCGGACCTGAATTTCTTGGCCTCCATGCATCGTCAGCAACGACTTCATTTCCCAAGCTCGAAGAGCTGGAATTTACAAGGATGTCCAACTGGGAAGAATGGTCGTTTGGTATGGTGGAGGGGGTTGGTGAAGAAACAACAGGAGCCCCCAAGTTGCTGCCTCGTCTCACGAAGTTGAAACTTGAATATTGTCCCGCGCTGAGAGCTCTTCCTCCACTAGGCCTGTTGCCCCAGCTGAAATATCTTATAATAATAAGAGTTGATGCAATCAAAATAATCGGATCTGAATTTCTTGGCCCACGTGCATCATCAGCAGCGACTCATTTCGAGCTGAAGCTTTCACACTTGTTGTTGAAAAAATGTCGAAAAAATGTCTGGCCAAAACAccatctctcaaaaattttttgataccacacgatgtagcaggaagaaaaaaaaataaaataaaaaataatcaattatgtGCATCAGTCAAAAAAGAACTCGTctctacgggacatgcaaacttcactacgagaaaaaaaatattacaagaggatatCTCActttcaaccctcgtacatcctaTTTCTCCCTTACAGAAAATTTTTCCTCACAAAATTTTTCTCTAACAAGACCCCATAAAtccctgaagcgaccgctgttcGCTGTCCATGAGCCTCcctactccttctctcagcatcacaaatttctctctctcttcgcGTGGGCTCTCGATTTTTCTGCATTCTTCTCAGAACAGCGCCGTACCAAGTCACGAGACCACCAAGCCACCACCAGCTACTGTTCATCAAACAGTGCCTTATATAAGCTTAAACCCATGTTAGATGGTGATTAGGACTTCTAATCAAACCCAAATAACTCTCCAAACCGTTGGATCGAGATCGGGATCAACCCATACCGTTGGATCGTGTATCAATTCACGGAACAGTGCCATAGACCATGAGAAATGCATGGGAACACCCACATGGTCCACGGACCTCCCTGTGCACCgttcggtccacggtggatcaggCAACGGGCTCCCAAGGGcgtgcgtgggcctgggccgctcCCCGCATGcccgggcctgggccggcctgcgTGCCCCGTACGCCCGGGCCCGGGCCGGCCCGTGCGCCTGAGCCTGGGTTAGGCACCGTGCCCTGCCACGCCCAGCCGTGCACTGCCGCACCTAGGCCGCGGCCCACCGCTGCCACTTCGTCGGCCCACCGATGGTCTTCCATCGCTCCAGATTCTGTGCCGACTTCTCTCACATATATCTCCTCCTTTCGAGCTCCGTTTGAGGTAATCTTAATCtcattggactctatttttcattacggatctcgctgtgggctcaatgtggatcgaatctcaagacATTAAATCCTAATATTTGTATGACTAAGAAAAATGATCGTTTGATATGGTGGAGGGGGTTGGTGAAGAAAGAAGCGGAGTTCCCGAGTCGCTGCCTCCTCTAACGAAGTTGGAACTTGAAAGGTGTCCAAGCTGAGAGCTCTTCCTCCACTAGGCCTGTTGCCCCAGCTGAAATCCCTTCGAATTTATAGGGCAGATGCAATCAAAACCATCGGACCTGAATTTCTTGGCCCCCGTGCATCGTCAGCAGCGACTTCATTTCCCAACCTTGAACAACTGGCATTTTACCATATGTACAACTGGGAAGAATGGCCGTTTGGTACAGTGGAGGGGTTTGGTGAAGAAAGGAGAGGATCCCGCCTTATCTCACGAAATTGGATCTTTTTTATTGTCCCAAGCTGAGAGCTCTTCCAGAAGGCCTACGGGCATGCCACCAATTTACAGGAACTGAATATCGGGGGCGCCGACAACTTAAAAGAAATCAACAACCTTCCCTTACTGAAATCTCTGGAAATATGGAAGTGCCCGAGGTTGGAGCACGTGGAGAATCTTGATAAGTTGCAATTCCTGAGAGTAAATTTATCTCGTTCCATA is a genomic window containing:
- the LOC114914691 gene encoding LOW QUALITY PROTEIN: putative disease resistance protein RGA3 (The sequence of the model RefSeq protein was modified relative to this genomic sequence to represent the inferred CDS: inserted 5 bases in 3 codons; deleted 1 base in 1 codon) produces the protein MAMILDAFIEACIDKLVEVAKEEISMLLGVENELKKLQRRMERIAGYLESAEQKRYTDRNINTWVMLKDIAYDAEDIVERCKIEGRKLLEDRPPKSAVRHYGISLFSYFSCLKFRHIIGNEIRTLNDRWNEIEKDRSNVLSTLEYTRQGDQVRGVNNRQTFSMXDIVGTQIEEATRSLVESGPSLTKEDNRKCQVFGIVGMGGIGKATLASHIFNDERIKENFPRQVWVCVSQEFSEIKLLKDIIRGAGGNYREAETKQELXYIHHLCSTLSQRFFIVLDDVWEKDVWEHLLRYAVENATASGRILITTQSTNVARDIGAEIRHVNKIDIDSGWELLCKIVFRDDDEEEEISGLKEIGVQIVEKCDGLPLAIKVIARVLRSKERSNLEWNKVLKSEVCSMSQLQKKLPRALFLSYEYLPSGCKQCFLYCSLFPEDYRMHRDELIRCWVAEGFVRRTQGDTIMEDLAEDFYRELIGRNLLQPYDQFGRLSDVAGNYCKMHDLLRSLAHFLIRDESIFLGDHEQSPNTNPLSKLRRLSMVNTGERLEVPDEIKQQKCLRSFLVWNSYETKMVENELFKKLRFLRVMDLGGTRLENLPDSAGDLLHLRYLNVSKTEIKELPESIGCLVNLQILNFAHCRSLHTLPKAITKLCNLRCXCLQGIPLTHVPKGIGKLKHLNHLQGFVIGHDDRRDDEGCDLKELQSLSQLRFLEIPSLERAQPSGALVLANSSSLRTLCLSCERSMYTEEAIQRNDKIYDELSPQSTHLQNLMIRNFVGTGFYRWLMFPNPTFITLDNCISFPQLPPLGLLPQLKYLYIRGARAIKTIGPEFLGLHASSATTSFPKLEELEFTRMSNWEEWSFGMVEGVGEETTGAPKIPPYLTKLDLFYCPKLRALPEGLRHATNLQELNIGGADNLKEINNLPLLKSLEIWKCPRLEHVENLDKLQFLRVNLSRSIEIFPKDADGQTERLPQRFPQWLLELLQNAPAALPNLKLFGLECRLPLLKTFLKDGPHWPIIQPIPQVEIEECRRPRGRSSYIRHAKDPPSFDATVMESEESVG